The Cronobacter sakazakii genome has a window encoding:
- the ppx gene encoding exopolyphosphatase has product MPITSDAPRPEEFAAVDLGSNSFHMVIARVVDGAMQIIGRLKQRVHLADGLDENNMLSEEAMERGLACLSLFAERLQGFSAAKVCIVGTHTLRQAANATDFLRRAEKVIPYPIEIISGNEEARLIFMGVEHTQPERGRKLVIDIGGGSTELVIGEDFEPQLVESRRMGCVSFGQHFFPNGEITPDNFRRARLAAVQKLESLAWQYRLKGWTVALGASGTIKAAHEVLVEMGEKDGFITPDRLDMLRDEVLKFGHFSALTLPGLSEERKVVFVPGLAILCGVFDALAIRELRLSDGALREGVLYEMEGRFRHQDIRIRTAQSLANQYHIDREQAHRVLDTTMLMYEQWEQQNPKLANPSLAALLKWAAMLHEVGLGINHSGLHRHSAYILQNSDLPGFNQEQQMMMATLVRYHRKAIKLDELPRFTLYKKKQFLPLIQLLRLGVLLNNQRQATTTPPTLVLNTDENHWTLRFPHDWFSQNALVLLDLEREQQYWEGVTGWKLNIEEEASPEVAA; this is encoded by the coding sequence ATGCCGATAACTTCTGATGCTCCACGACCGGAGGAATTTGCTGCGGTCGATCTCGGCTCTAACAGCTTCCATATGGTGATTGCCCGTGTGGTGGATGGCGCCATGCAAATCATTGGTCGTCTGAAACAGCGCGTACACCTGGCCGATGGGCTGGACGAAAATAATATGCTGAGCGAAGAGGCCATGGAGCGCGGCCTCGCCTGCCTCTCCCTGTTCGCCGAGCGCCTGCAGGGGTTTTCCGCGGCGAAAGTCTGCATCGTGGGCACCCACACGCTGCGCCAGGCCGCTAACGCGACGGATTTCCTGCGTCGCGCGGAAAAGGTTATCCCCTACCCGATTGAAATTATCTCCGGCAATGAAGAAGCGCGCCTGATTTTCATGGGCGTGGAACATACGCAGCCAGAGCGCGGGCGTAAGCTGGTTATCGATATCGGCGGCGGCTCGACAGAGCTGGTGATTGGCGAAGATTTCGAGCCGCAACTGGTGGAAAGCCGCCGCATGGGCTGCGTCAGTTTCGGGCAGCATTTCTTCCCGAACGGTGAGATAACGCCGGATAATTTCCGCCGCGCGCGTCTCGCCGCCGTGCAAAAGCTTGAAAGCCTCGCCTGGCAGTATCGTCTTAAAGGCTGGACCGTGGCGCTGGGCGCTTCCGGCACCATCAAAGCCGCGCATGAAGTGCTGGTAGAGATGGGCGAAAAAGACGGTTTTATCACGCCGGATCGCCTCGATATGCTGCGCGATGAAGTGCTGAAATTCGGCCACTTCTCCGCGCTTACCCTGCCGGGCCTGTCGGAAGAGCGCAAAGTCGTCTTCGTGCCGGGGCTGGCTATTCTCTGCGGCGTGTTTGACGCGCTGGCGATCCGCGAGCTGCGTCTCTCAGACGGCGCGCTGCGCGAAGGCGTGCTGTACGAGATGGAAGGCCGTTTCCGCCATCAGGATATCCGCATTCGCACCGCGCAGAGCCTCGCCAATCAGTACCATATCGACAGAGAACAGGCGCACCGGGTACTGGATACCACGATGCTGATGTATGAGCAGTGGGAGCAGCAGAATCCTAAGCTTGCGAACCCGTCGCTGGCGGCGCTCCTGAAATGGGCGGCGATGCTGCATGAAGTCGGGCTTGGCATTAACCACAGCGGCCTGCACCGCCATTCGGCGTATATCCTTCAGAACAGCGATCTGCCGGGCTTTAATCAGGAGCAGCAAATGATGATGGCGACGCTGGTGCGCTATCACCGTAAGGCGATTAAGCTCGACGAGCTGCCGCGCTTTACGCTGTACAAGAAAAAGCAGTTCCTGCCGCTTATCCAGCTGCTGCGCCTTGGCGTACTGCTGAACAATCAGCGTCAGGCGACCACCACACCGCCGACGCTGGTGCTGAATACCGATGAGAATCACTGGACGCTGCGTTTCCCGCACGACTGGTTCAGCCAGAACGCGCTGGTGCTGCTGGATCTCGAACGTGAGCAGCAGTACTGGGAAGGCGTTACCGGCTGGAAGCTGAATATTGAAGAAGAAGCGAGCCCGGAAGTGGCCGCCTGA
- the ppk1 gene encoding polyphosphate kinase 1, giving the protein MGQEKLYIEKELSWLSFNERVLQEAADKSNPLIERMRFLGIYSNNLDEFYKVRFAELKRRIIISEEQGSNSHSRHLLGKIQSRVLKADQEFDGLYNDLLLEMARNQIFLINERQLSENQQVWLRHYFKHYLRQHVTPTLINRDTDLVQFLKDDYTYLAVEIIRGESIRYALLEIPADKVPRFVNLPPETPRRRKPMILLDNILRFCLDDIFKGFFDYDALNAYSMKMTRDAEYDLVHEMESSLLELMSSSLKQRLTAEPVRFVYQRDMPDAMVQMLREKLSISRYDSIVPGGRYHNFKDFISFPNVGKANLINKPLPRLRHIWFDQFRNGFDAIRERDVLLYYPYHTFEHVLELLRQASFDPSVLAIKINIYRVAKDSRIIDSMIHAAHNGKKVTVVVELQARFDEEANIHWAKRLTEAGVHVIFSAPGLKIHAKLFLISRKEGDDVVRYAHIGTGNFNEKTARLYTDYSLLTADARITNEVRRVFNFIENPYRPVSFDYLLVSPQNSRRLLYEMVDQEIANAQQGLPSGITLKLNNLVDKGLVDRLYAASGSGVKVNLLIRGMCSLIPQLEGLSDNIQVISIVDRYLEHDRVYIFENGGDKRVYLSSADWMTRNIDYRIEVAAPLLDPRLKQRILDIIDILFSDTVKARYVDKELSNRYVPRGNRRKVRAQLAIYDYIKSLEQPE; this is encoded by the coding sequence TATAAGGTCCGGTTTGCCGAGCTTAAGCGGCGCATTATCATCAGCGAAGAGCAGGGTTCTAACTCTCATTCGCGCCACCTGCTGGGCAAGATCCAGTCGCGGGTGCTGAAGGCAGATCAGGAGTTCGACGGCCTGTATAACGATCTGCTGCTGGAGATGGCGCGCAACCAAATCTTTCTGATTAACGAACGCCAGCTTTCTGAAAACCAGCAGGTGTGGCTGCGTCACTACTTCAAACACTATCTGCGCCAGCACGTCACCCCAACGCTGATTAATCGCGACACCGATTTGGTGCAGTTTCTGAAAGACGATTACACCTATCTGGCGGTCGAAATTATTCGCGGCGAATCCATTCGCTACGCGCTGCTGGAGATCCCGGCGGATAAAGTGCCGCGCTTCGTGAATCTTCCGCCCGAAACCCCGCGCCGCCGCAAGCCGATGATCCTGCTGGATAACATTCTGCGCTTCTGCCTGGATGATATCTTTAAAGGCTTTTTCGATTACGACGCGCTGAACGCCTATTCCATGAAAATGACGCGCGACGCGGAATACGATCTGGTGCATGAGATGGAATCGAGCCTGCTGGAGCTGATGTCTTCAAGCCTCAAGCAGCGTCTCACCGCCGAGCCGGTGCGTTTCGTTTACCAGCGCGATATGCCGGATGCGATGGTACAAATGCTGCGCGAGAAGCTCTCTATCTCCCGCTATGACTCCATCGTGCCGGGCGGTCGCTACCATAACTTTAAAGATTTCATTAGCTTCCCGAATGTCGGCAAAGCGAATCTGATCAACAAACCGCTGCCGCGCCTGCGCCACATCTGGTTCGATCAATTCCGCAACGGCTTTGACGCCATTCGCGAGCGCGACGTGCTGCTCTACTACCCGTATCACACGTTCGAGCATGTGCTGGAACTGCTGCGCCAGGCGTCGTTTGACCCGAGCGTGCTGGCCATCAAAATCAATATCTATCGCGTGGCGAAAGACTCGCGCATTATCGACTCGATGATCCACGCCGCCCACAACGGCAAAAAAGTGACCGTCGTGGTGGAATTGCAGGCGCGATTTGATGAAGAGGCGAATATTCACTGGGCGAAACGCCTGACCGAAGCGGGCGTACATGTGATCTTCTCAGCGCCGGGCCTTAAGATCCATGCCAAACTGTTTCTCATCTCGCGTAAAGAGGGTGACGACGTGGTGCGCTACGCGCATATCGGCACCGGCAACTTTAACGAGAAAACCGCGCGCCTTTATACCGACTACTCGTTGCTGACCGCCGATGCGCGCATCACCAACGAAGTGCGCCGGGTATTTAACTTTATTGAAAACCCTTACCGCCCGGTGAGTTTCGATTACCTGCTGGTGTCGCCGCAAAACTCGCGCCGCCTGCTTTATGAAATGGTCGATCAGGAGATAGCCAACGCGCAGCAGGGGTTGCCGTCGGGGATTACGCTTAAGCTTAATAACCTCGTCGATAAAGGGCTGGTGGACAGGCTCTACGCGGCGTCCGGCTCCGGCGTAAAAGTGAATCTGCTGATTCGCGGCATGTGCTCGCTTATCCCGCAACTGGAAGGCCTGAGCGACAATATTCAGGTCATCAGTATCGTTGACCGCTATCTCGAACATGACCGGGTTTATATTTTCGAAAATGGCGGCGATAAGCGCGTTTATCTGTCGTCTGCCGACTGGATGACGCGTAATATCGACTACCGCATTGAAGTCGCCGCGCCGCTGCTGGACCCGCGCCTGAAACAGCGCATTCTGGATATCATTGATATCCTGTTCAGTGATACGGTGAAGGCCCGTTATGTGGACAAAGAACTGAGTAATCGCTATGTGCCGCGTGGTAATCGCCGCAAAGTTCGCGCACAATTGGCGATTTACGATTACATAAAATCTCTGGAACAGCCTGAATAA